A part of Aspergillus flavus chromosome 5, complete sequence genomic DNA contains:
- a CDS encoding CCAAT-binding factor complex subunit HapE, with translation MEQSTQSASQQQGRQQPVYDTRNGGHYGASAALSAQGYAPVAELYTGTWANVNQGLQGTARDILTTYWQHIINHLESDNHDYKIHQLPLARIKKVMKADPEVKMISAEAPILFAKGCDIFITELTMRAWIHAEDNKRRTLQRSDIAAALSKSDMFDFLIDIVPREEATSHAKRSSQAAGAPSGAPGPTGAAGQLPPSQHGVQHPSHHMAPPDYSLGQHGLQDQEYRQPAMYAGPVQSDPTAAYGQPQSQMFEGMYAAYPHLPPQQNYP, from the exons ATGGAACAATCCACCCAAAGTGCTAGCCAGCAGCAGGGCAGACAGCAACCTGTGTATGATACTAGAAACGGTGGACACTATG GTGCCAGCGCAGCG CTTTCTGCACAGGGATATGCGCCCGTAGCTGAACTTTATACGGGTACTTGGGCAAAT GTCAATCAAGGCTTGCAAGGCACGGCTCGTGATATTCTGACAACGTATTGGCAGCATATCATCAACCACCTCGAATCAGACAACCATGATTATAAAATCCATCAACTGCCATTGGCGCGTATTAAGAAGGTCATGAAAGCTGATCCAGAGGTGAAAATGATTTCAGCCGAGGCACCAATCCTCTTTGCTAAAGGTTGTGATATATTCATTACCGAGCTGACTATGCGAGCTTGGATACATGCCGAGGACAACAAGCGGCGCACTCTGCAGAGATCAGATATTGCCGCTGCCCTCTCTAAATCCGACATGTTCGATTTTCTCATTGACATAGTTCCCCGTGAGGAGGCCACGTCGCACGCAAAGCGATCTAGTCAGGCGGCAGGTGCACCGTCGGGGGCCCCTGGGCCTACAGGCGCTGCAGGACAACTTCCGCCATCCCAGCACGGAGTGCAGCACCCGTCACATCACATGGCACCCCCCGACTACAGTTTGGGCCAGCATGGTCTTCAAGACCAGGAATATCGTCAACCAGCTATGTACGCGGGACCTGTGCAATCGGATCCGACTGCAGCATATGGTCAGCCGCAATCTCAAATGTTTGAAGGAATGTATGCCGCTTACCCGCACTTACCGCCACAGCAG AATTATCCTTAG
- a CDS encoding putative nucleolus protein required for cell viability — MTQITCGEAGAINSHDEVHITDHDIEQLLFEAEGRLRARDVNSTNVPDTREVPDDQPQHSLLSIPRLSSNCPLQPYLLQEGDFATIDTTRVLKNVQDASNGLGYKEPKQPKVKKDKPTAGSNWFDLPQTELTPELKRDLQLLRMRSVLDPKRHYKKENGKAQPPKYSQVGTIIEGRTEFFSGRIAKKDRKKTFVEEVLDQERHNKRFESKYREIQTGKQSGKKSFYKHLQAKRRAKGK; from the exons ATGACTCAAATAACATGTGGTGAAGCTGGGGCTATCAACAGTCATGATGAAGTTCATATCACAGACCATGATATCGAGCAGCTACTTTTCGAGGCGGAAGGCCGATTACGTGCTCGAGATGTGAACTCTACTAACGTGCCTGATACCAGGGAGGTACCTGATGATCAGCCCCAGCACAGCTTGTTAAG CATCCCTAGGTTGTCCTCTAATTGTCCTCTGCAGCCTTACCTTCTGCAGGAGGGGGATTTTGCGACGATCGATACCACACGCGTCTTGAAGAACGTGCAGGATGCAAGCAATGGTCTTGGCTACAAAGAGCCCAAACAACCGAAGGTTAAGAAG GATAAACCTACGGCTGGCAGCAACTGGTTCGACCTTCCCCAGACAGAATTAACACCAGAATTGAAAAGAGATTTGCAATTACTCAGAATGCGGTCGGTATTGGATCCTAAAAGACACtacaagaaggaaaatggcAAAGCACAGCCGCCTAAGTATTCCCAAGTGGGAACTATCATTGAAGGTCGAACGGAGTTCTTCAGTGGCCGTATTGCCAAGAAAGACCGCAAGAAAACTTTCGTGGAAGAAGTACTAGACCAAGAGCGGCACAACAAGCGGTTCGAGTCTAAATACAGAGAAATACAAACCGGCAAGCAGAGCGGCAAGAAATCCTTTTACAAACACCTGCAAGCCAAGAGAAGAGCAAAAGGCAAGTGA